From the Osmerus eperlanus chromosome 21, fOsmEpe2.1, whole genome shotgun sequence genome, one window contains:
- the setdb2 gene encoding histone-lysine N-methyltransferase SETDB2 isoform X2, with product MKMDGTEQPEVARAKTFWMDVDVDHVFDELCEYLIQLRSAIKTCTATDREYVQGMNMITLLESGLRSAPAETNDSFVEVVIGGEMMSVSGPEAVSPKTPLPPLQIQPTSPSSIHFDGSVDPLSPSYVNKEDVASPILPLQLHYQPHDCSQACIPNLPRSAHYFRWHNPLKVPLHLSFQRQCAGPQAMKYRLESEWGESVDPESCDLAESGVTYQAPCGRSLHTPGEVLSFLLVTGSHSVLQMDYFSFNPKVQLDCPRPLSWRPVPMVPAERDLSRGVEPTPVELCIGEEGARPEEFRYRKERWPHGCFLSRGPLFKACCDCTDGCLDAQSCACIRMAYRGQHYLHQRLAEPVPTGIYECGPWCGCERSLCQNRVVQHGLRVRLQVFHTADKGWGVRCRDDLDRGTFVCTYAGVVLRACVDPDQPLPLKRPRAELPSDDEVEVVTEWLAPVEGRVCPEQLGPSAPTSPPLHVPVIQRPADSLQPDPDPLLLNGMVKAVVVGSQELGHSPTGLEDEEKVVQKMTQMHSEAVSKDPDMKDLKRETSSKTARPDLKQNPDQMYYLDATKDGNVGRFINSGEVGD from the exons ATGAAAATGGATGGAACAGAGCAACCCGAAGTTG CCAGAGCGAAAACCTTTTGGATGGACGTTGATGTGGACCACGTTTTTGATGaattgtgtgaatatttaattCAACTGAGAAGTGCAATCAAGACCTGTACAGCAACTGACAGAG AGTACGTCCAGGGAATGAATATGATCACGTTACTTGAATCTGGATTGAGGTCAGCTCCAGCTGAAACCAATGATTCTTTTGTGGAAGTTGTTATTGGGGGAG AAATGATGTCCGTCTCAGGCCCTGAGGCTGTCAGCCCTAAGACCCCACTACCTCCCCTGCAGATCCAACCCACGTCGCCCTCGTCTATCCACTTTGATGGCTCCGTGGACCCCCTGTCTCCTAGCTATGTCAACAAAGAAGATGTAGCGTCCCCAATCCTTCCCCTCCAGCTCCACTACCAGCCCCACGACTGTAGCCAGGCCTGTATTCCCAACCTTCCCAGGTCTGCCCACTACTTCCGGTGGCACAACCCTCTGAAGGTGCCCCTCCACCTGAGCTTCCAGCGTCAGTGTGCTGGGCCTCAGGCTATGAAGTACAGACTAGAATCTGAGTGGGGGGAGTCAGTGGACCCGGAGTCCTGTGACCTTGCCGAGTCGGGCGTCACTTACCAGGCCCCCTGTGGACGGAGTCTACATACGCCGGGGGAGGTGCTCAGCTTCCTGCTGGTGACAGGGAGTCACAGTGTTCTGCAGATGGACTACTTCAGCTTCAACCCTAAGGTGCAACTGGATTGTCCGCGACCGTTGTCCTGGCGACCAGTGCCGATGGTGCCAGCAGAGAGGGACCTGAGCCGGGGGGTGGAGCCTACACCGGTGGAACTATGCATTGGAGAAGAAGGGGCGCGGCCAGAGGAGTTTCGGTACAGGAAGGAGCGTTGGCCTCATGGCTGTTTTCTCAGCCGCGGGCCGTTGTTCAAAGCTTGCTGTGACTGCACAGATGGCTGTCTGGATGCTCAGAGCTGCGCCTGCATCAGAATGGCCTATAGGGGGCAGCACTACCTCCACCAGCGGCTAGCTGAGCCTGTACCCACTGG GATCTACGAGTGCGGTCCATGGTGCGGGTGTGAACGGAGTCTGTGTCAGAACCGTGTGGTCCAGCATGGTCTCCGTGTGCGTCTCCAGGTCTTCCACACCGCCGATAAGGGTTGGGGGGTGCGCTGCCGTGACGATTTGGATAGGGGCACCTTTGTATGCACTTATGCAG GTGTAGTTCTCAGGGCCTGTGTAGACCCTGACCAGCCCCTCCCACTCAAGCGTCCGAGGGCGGAGCTTCCCTCAGATGACGAGGTGGAGGTTGTGACTGAGTGGCTGGCGCCGGTGGAAGGCCGAGTCTGTCCGGAGCAGCTGGGACCCTCTGCCCCCACCTCACCGCCCCTCCACGTCCCTGTGATCCAAAGGCCTGCTGATTCCCTACAGCCTGATCCAGACCCTCTTCTGCTCAATGGCATG GTCAAGGCAGTAGTCGTGGGAAGTCAGGAATTGGGCCACTCTCCAACAG gtttggaggatgaggagaaagtGGTGCAGAAAATGACACAGATGCATTCTGAGGCAGTCAGCAAAGATCCAGACATGAAAGATCTTAAGAGAGAAACAAGTTCAAAGACTGCCAGACCGGACTTAAAACAGAACCCTGATCAGATGTATTATCTAGACGCCACAAAAGATGGAAATGTAGGGCGGTTCATCAAC AGTGGTGAAGTCGGGGACTGA
- the setdb2 gene encoding histone-lysine N-methyltransferase SETDB2 isoform X1: MKMDGTEQPEVARAKTFWMDVDVDHVFDELCEYLIQLRSAIKTCTATDREYVQGMNMITLLESGLRSAPAETNDSFVEVVIGGEMMSVSGPEAVSPKTPLPPLQIQPTSPSSIHFDGSVDPLSPSYVNKEDVASPILPLQLHYQPHDCSQACIPNLPRSAHYFRWHNPLKVPLHLSFQRQCAGPQAMKYRLESEWGESVDPESCDLAESGVTYQAPCGRSLHTPGEVLSFLLVTGSHSVLQMDYFSFNPKVQLDCPRPLSWRPVPMVPAERDLSRGVEPTPVELCIGEEGARPEEFRYRKERWPHGCFLSRGPLFKACCDCTDGCLDAQSCACIRMAYRGQHYLHQRLAEPVPTGIYECGPWCGCERSLCQNRVVQHGLRVRLQVFHTADKGWGVRCRDDLDRGTFVCTYAGVVLRACVDPDQPLPLKRPRAELPSDDEVEVVTEWLAPVEGRVCPEQLGPSAPTSPPLHVPVIQRPADSLQPDPDPLLLNGMVKAVVVGSQELGHSPTGLEDEEKVVQKMTQMHSEAVSKDPDMKDLKRETSSKTARPDLKQNPDQMYYLDATKDGNVGRFINHSCVPNLFVQNVFTDSHDPNFPMIAFFTNKVVKSGTELTWNYSLDAGSDPDKVPCLCVSDGCQGLIL; encoded by the exons ATGAAAATGGATGGAACAGAGCAACCCGAAGTTG CCAGAGCGAAAACCTTTTGGATGGACGTTGATGTGGACCACGTTTTTGATGaattgtgtgaatatttaattCAACTGAGAAGTGCAATCAAGACCTGTACAGCAACTGACAGAG AGTACGTCCAGGGAATGAATATGATCACGTTACTTGAATCTGGATTGAGGTCAGCTCCAGCTGAAACCAATGATTCTTTTGTGGAAGTTGTTATTGGGGGAG AAATGATGTCCGTCTCAGGCCCTGAGGCTGTCAGCCCTAAGACCCCACTACCTCCCCTGCAGATCCAACCCACGTCGCCCTCGTCTATCCACTTTGATGGCTCCGTGGACCCCCTGTCTCCTAGCTATGTCAACAAAGAAGATGTAGCGTCCCCAATCCTTCCCCTCCAGCTCCACTACCAGCCCCACGACTGTAGCCAGGCCTGTATTCCCAACCTTCCCAGGTCTGCCCACTACTTCCGGTGGCACAACCCTCTGAAGGTGCCCCTCCACCTGAGCTTCCAGCGTCAGTGTGCTGGGCCTCAGGCTATGAAGTACAGACTAGAATCTGAGTGGGGGGAGTCAGTGGACCCGGAGTCCTGTGACCTTGCCGAGTCGGGCGTCACTTACCAGGCCCCCTGTGGACGGAGTCTACATACGCCGGGGGAGGTGCTCAGCTTCCTGCTGGTGACAGGGAGTCACAGTGTTCTGCAGATGGACTACTTCAGCTTCAACCCTAAGGTGCAACTGGATTGTCCGCGACCGTTGTCCTGGCGACCAGTGCCGATGGTGCCAGCAGAGAGGGACCTGAGCCGGGGGGTGGAGCCTACACCGGTGGAACTATGCATTGGAGAAGAAGGGGCGCGGCCAGAGGAGTTTCGGTACAGGAAGGAGCGTTGGCCTCATGGCTGTTTTCTCAGCCGCGGGCCGTTGTTCAAAGCTTGCTGTGACTGCACAGATGGCTGTCTGGATGCTCAGAGCTGCGCCTGCATCAGAATGGCCTATAGGGGGCAGCACTACCTCCACCAGCGGCTAGCTGAGCCTGTACCCACTGG GATCTACGAGTGCGGTCCATGGTGCGGGTGTGAACGGAGTCTGTGTCAGAACCGTGTGGTCCAGCATGGTCTCCGTGTGCGTCTCCAGGTCTTCCACACCGCCGATAAGGGTTGGGGGGTGCGCTGCCGTGACGATTTGGATAGGGGCACCTTTGTATGCACTTATGCAG GTGTAGTTCTCAGGGCCTGTGTAGACCCTGACCAGCCCCTCCCACTCAAGCGTCCGAGGGCGGAGCTTCCCTCAGATGACGAGGTGGAGGTTGTGACTGAGTGGCTGGCGCCGGTGGAAGGCCGAGTCTGTCCGGAGCAGCTGGGACCCTCTGCCCCCACCTCACCGCCCCTCCACGTCCCTGTGATCCAAAGGCCTGCTGATTCCCTACAGCCTGATCCAGACCCTCTTCTGCTCAATGGCATG GTCAAGGCAGTAGTCGTGGGAAGTCAGGAATTGGGCCACTCTCCAACAG gtttggaggatgaggagaaagtGGTGCAGAAAATGACACAGATGCATTCTGAGGCAGTCAGCAAAGATCCAGACATGAAAGATCTTAAGAGAGAAACAAGTTCAAAGACTGCCAGACCGGACTTAAAACAGAACCCTGATCAGATGTATTATCTAGACGCCACAAAAGATGGAAATGTAGGGCGGTTCATCAAC CACAGCTGTGTGCCGAACCTCTTTGTGCAGAACGTCTTCACTGACTCTCATGACCCCAACTTCCCTATGATTGCCTTCTTCACTAACAA AGTGGTGAAGTCGGGGACTGAGTTAACCTGGAACTATTCTCTTGACGCAGGAAGTGACCCTGACAAGGtcccatgtctgtgtgttagtgATGGTTGCCAGGGACTGATTCTGTGA
- the setdb2 gene encoding histone-lysine N-methyltransferase SETDB2 isoform X3: MMSVSGPEAVSPKTPLPPLQIQPTSPSSIHFDGSVDPLSPSYVNKEDVASPILPLQLHYQPHDCSQACIPNLPRSAHYFRWHNPLKVPLHLSFQRQCAGPQAMKYRLESEWGESVDPESCDLAESGVTYQAPCGRSLHTPGEVLSFLLVTGSHSVLQMDYFSFNPKVQLDCPRPLSWRPVPMVPAERDLSRGVEPTPVELCIGEEGARPEEFRYRKERWPHGCFLSRGPLFKACCDCTDGCLDAQSCACIRMAYRGQHYLHQRLAEPVPTGIYECGPWCGCERSLCQNRVVQHGLRVRLQVFHTADKGWGVRCRDDLDRGTFVCTYAGVVLRACVDPDQPLPLKRPRAELPSDDEVEVVTEWLAPVEGRVCPEQLGPSAPTSPPLHVPVIQRPADSLQPDPDPLLLNGMVKAVVVGSQELGHSPTGLEDEEKVVQKMTQMHSEAVSKDPDMKDLKRETSSKTARPDLKQNPDQMYYLDATKDGNVGRFINHSCVPNLFVQNVFTDSHDPNFPMIAFFTNKVVKSGTELTWNYSLDAGSDPDKVPCLCVSDGCQGLIL; this comes from the exons ATGATGTCCGTCTCAGGCCCTGAGGCTGTCAGCCCTAAGACCCCACTACCTCCCCTGCAGATCCAACCCACGTCGCCCTCGTCTATCCACTTTGATGGCTCCGTGGACCCCCTGTCTCCTAGCTATGTCAACAAAGAAGATGTAGCGTCCCCAATCCTTCCCCTCCAGCTCCACTACCAGCCCCACGACTGTAGCCAGGCCTGTATTCCCAACCTTCCCAGGTCTGCCCACTACTTCCGGTGGCACAACCCTCTGAAGGTGCCCCTCCACCTGAGCTTCCAGCGTCAGTGTGCTGGGCCTCAGGCTATGAAGTACAGACTAGAATCTGAGTGGGGGGAGTCAGTGGACCCGGAGTCCTGTGACCTTGCCGAGTCGGGCGTCACTTACCAGGCCCCCTGTGGACGGAGTCTACATACGCCGGGGGAGGTGCTCAGCTTCCTGCTGGTGACAGGGAGTCACAGTGTTCTGCAGATGGACTACTTCAGCTTCAACCCTAAGGTGCAACTGGATTGTCCGCGACCGTTGTCCTGGCGACCAGTGCCGATGGTGCCAGCAGAGAGGGACCTGAGCCGGGGGGTGGAGCCTACACCGGTGGAACTATGCATTGGAGAAGAAGGGGCGCGGCCAGAGGAGTTTCGGTACAGGAAGGAGCGTTGGCCTCATGGCTGTTTTCTCAGCCGCGGGCCGTTGTTCAAAGCTTGCTGTGACTGCACAGATGGCTGTCTGGATGCTCAGAGCTGCGCCTGCATCAGAATGGCCTATAGGGGGCAGCACTACCTCCACCAGCGGCTAGCTGAGCCTGTACCCACTGG GATCTACGAGTGCGGTCCATGGTGCGGGTGTGAACGGAGTCTGTGTCAGAACCGTGTGGTCCAGCATGGTCTCCGTGTGCGTCTCCAGGTCTTCCACACCGCCGATAAGGGTTGGGGGGTGCGCTGCCGTGACGATTTGGATAGGGGCACCTTTGTATGCACTTATGCAG GTGTAGTTCTCAGGGCCTGTGTAGACCCTGACCAGCCCCTCCCACTCAAGCGTCCGAGGGCGGAGCTTCCCTCAGATGACGAGGTGGAGGTTGTGACTGAGTGGCTGGCGCCGGTGGAAGGCCGAGTCTGTCCGGAGCAGCTGGGACCCTCTGCCCCCACCTCACCGCCCCTCCACGTCCCTGTGATCCAAAGGCCTGCTGATTCCCTACAGCCTGATCCAGACCCTCTTCTGCTCAATGGCATG GTCAAGGCAGTAGTCGTGGGAAGTCAGGAATTGGGCCACTCTCCAACAG gtttggaggatgaggagaaagtGGTGCAGAAAATGACACAGATGCATTCTGAGGCAGTCAGCAAAGATCCAGACATGAAAGATCTTAAGAGAGAAACAAGTTCAAAGACTGCCAGACCGGACTTAAAACAGAACCCTGATCAGATGTATTATCTAGACGCCACAAAAGATGGAAATGTAGGGCGGTTCATCAAC CACAGCTGTGTGCCGAACCTCTTTGTGCAGAACGTCTTCACTGACTCTCATGACCCCAACTTCCCTATGATTGCCTTCTTCACTAACAA AGTGGTGAAGTCGGGGACTGAGTTAACCTGGAACTATTCTCTTGACGCAGGAAGTGACCCTGACAAGGtcccatgtctgtgtgttagtgATGGTTGCCAGGGACTGATTCTGTGA
- the LOC134007227 gene encoding histone H2A, sperm produces MSGRGKAVVAKDNKYTSRSNKAGLTFPVGRIARLLKKGRYAKCIGSGAAVYLAAVMEYLCAEVLELAGNACRDNKKVRIVPRHIQLAVRNDEELNVLLGSVTIAEGGVLPNIQAQLLPKKTVASREDTSPKDINSQEF; encoded by the coding sequence ATGTCTGGTCGTGGCAAGGCAGTTGTGGCAAAGGACAACAAGTACACCAGCAGATCAAACAAGGCAGGTCTTACCTTCCCAGTAGGCCGCATTGCTCGCCTGTTAAAGAAGGGGAGGTATGCCAAATGTATCGGGAGTGGTGCTGCTGTATATCTGGCGGCAGTCATGGAGTACCTGTGTGCTGAGGTCCTGGAGTTAGCGGGAAATGCTTGCCGTGATAACAAGAAGGTGCGCATTGTTCCTCGTCACATTCAGCTGGCGGTGCGAAATGATGAGGAGCTCAACGTGCTTCTGGGTAGCGTGACAATCGCAGAAGGTGGTGTTTTACCCAACATCCAAGCACAGCTTTTACCCAAAAAGACTGTTGCATCTCGTGAAGACACTTCTCCTAAAGACATTAATTCTCAAGAGTTTTAA
- the creg1 gene encoding protein CREG1, with translation MTSTRAMQLVVFLFSLVVPCNFYRIPPHEEVARVARFVANQCNWASMATISTHEPVKGQPFSNAFSISDGPVGFGKGVPYMYLTHMEISVQDLEVNPQASLSMSLAQTDFCKNQGYDPQSPLCAHIILSGSVVEVNGTEGVFAKKSLFSRHPEMVDWPTDHNWFFAKMNITKVWVLDYFGGVKTVTPDEYFQATPYKKHH, from the exons ATGACTTCAACCCGTGCAATGCAGCTGGTGGTGTTTCTGTTTAGTTTAGTTGTGCCTTGTAATTTCTATCGAATACCTCCACACGAAGAAGTTGCAAGAGTGGCACGATTCGTCGCAAACCAGTGCAACTGGGCTTCCATGGCTACGATATCAACCCACGAACCTGTGAAAGGACAACCGTTCTCCAACGCGTTTTCGATTAGTGACGGCCCGGTCGGTTTTGGGAAAGGGGTGCCTTACATGTACCTCACCCATATGGAAATTTCCGTACAGGATTTGGAG GTCAACCCCCAGGCTTCCCTCTCCATGTCCCTGGCCCAGACAGACTTCTGTAAGAACCAGGGCTATGATCCCCAAAGCCCTCTGTGCGCACACATCATTCTCTCTGGCTCTGTGGTGGAG GTCAACGGAACAGAGGGAGTGTTTGCCAAGAAATCCCTCTTTAGCCGTCACCCAGAGATGGTAGACTGGCCCACTGACCACAACTGGTTCTTTGCCAAGATGAACATCACCAAAGTGTGGGTGCTGGACTACTTTGGAGGGGTGAAGACGGTCACCCCAGATGAATACTTTCAGGCCACCCCCTACAAGAAGCACCACTGA